A region of Neovison vison isolate M4711 chromosome 7, ASM_NN_V1, whole genome shotgun sequence DNA encodes the following proteins:
- the LOC122913307 gene encoding interferon lambda-4-like, giving the protein MAVALWVLVTAIEAADPGVATPRRCLLSHYRSLDPRALAAVKALRDRYEEETLSWRPRNCSFRPRRDRPRPWSCARLRVVVRDLADAQAVLSRLPSPDRFPGTGPTLELLAAARRDVGACLELVRPGSWRKSLRPPRRRPPTRRADSPRCHEANVIFNLLRLLTWDLKLVANSGPCL; this is encoded by the exons ATGGCCGTGGCGCTGTGGGTCTTGGTGACCGCGATCGAGGCGGCAGACCCCGGCGTGGCGACACCCCGGCGCTGCCTCCTGTCCCACTACCGCTCGCTGGATCCCAGGGCGCTGGCGGCCGTCAAGGCGCTGAGGGATCGCTAC GAGGAGGAGACGCTGAGCTGGAGGCCGCGCAACTGCTCGTTCCGCCCAAGGAGGGATCGTCCGCGGCCCTGG tctTGCGCGCGCCTCCGCGTGGTGGTCCGGGACCTGGCAGACGCCCAGGCTGTGCTGAGCCGCCTGCCGAGCCCTGATCGGTTCCCCGGTACCGGCCCGACCCTAGAGCTGCTGGCGGCCGCGCGACGGGACGTGGGGGCCTGC CTCGAGCTGGTCCGGCCGGGCTCGTGGAGGAAGTCCCTGCGGCCACCGAGGAGACGTCCCCCAACACGGAGAGCT GACTCGCCTCGGTGCCACGAAGCCAACGTCATCTTCAACCTCCTGCGCCTGCTCACGTGGGACCTGAAGCTGGTGGCGAACTCGGGGCCTTGTCTCTGA